In one window of Nakamurella alba DNA:
- a CDS encoding C40 family peptidase has protein sequence MKIRLTFVAPLLAAGALALGTGVTMAQAAPTAPTAAPLAAAPAPAMPTDDGGGGGQTAAEQKINAVIAAARSQTGQGLTYSWGAGGKNGPSYGVCCSPSGYDDRQRYGFDCSGLTQYAFWQGAGINIGTYTGEQVTKGRKVPWSERKRGDLIFWYSGSSTTHVAIYIGNGKIIEAAPPRNNTSVHVTSVYGSHSEVVRIIG, from the coding sequence ATGAAGATCCGATTGACGTTCGTCGCGCCGCTGTTGGCGGCCGGCGCCCTGGCGCTCGGGACCGGGGTCACCATGGCCCAGGCTGCGCCGACCGCGCCCACTGCCGCGCCACTGGCGGCGGCACCGGCGCCGGCGATGCCGACCGACGACGGTGGTGGTGGCGGTCAGACCGCTGCCGAGCAGAAGATCAACGCCGTGATCGCCGCAGCGAGATCGCAGACAGGACAGGGACTCACGTACTCCTGGGGAGCCGGTGGCAAGAACGGCCCGAGCTACGGCGTGTGCTGCAGCCCGAGCGGCTACGACGACCGGCAGCGATACGGCTTCGACTGCTCGGGGCTGACCCAGTACGCGTTCTGGCAGGGCGCCGGGATCAACATCGGGACGTACACCGGTGAGCAGGTGACCAAGGGCCGCAAGGTCCCGTGGTCGGAACGCAAGCGCGGTGACCTGATCTTCTGGTACAGCGGGAGTTCCACCACCCATGTCGCCATTTACATCGGGAACGGCAAGATCATCGAGGCCGCCCCGCCGCGGAACAACACCAGCGTGCACGTGACCTCGGTCTACGGCTCGCATTCCGAGGTGGTCCGGATCATCGGCTGA
- the lepA gene encoding translation elongation factor 4 produces MTQASRAHQTFTPPELIRNFCIIAHIDHGKSTLADRMLQLTGVVDSRSMRAQYLDRMDIERERGITIKAQNVRLPWTPTTGPAAGQDHILHLIDTPGHVDFTYEVSRSLAACEGAVLLVDAAQGIEAQTLANLYLALENDLTVIPVLNKIDLPAAQPERYAEEIAHILGGSPDDVLRVSGKTGMGVTELLDKVVAEIPPPVGDPDAPARAMIFDSVYDIYRGVITYIRVIDGKITPRERIQMMSTKATHELLEVGVISPEPIPTKGLGVGEVGYLITGVKDVRQSKVGDTITSAVKGATEALGGYRDPRPMVYSGLYPLDGSDYPLLRDALDKLRLNDAALTYEPESSAALGFGYRCGYLGLLHLEITRDRLEREFGLDLISTAPNVIYQVTMEDRSEITVTNPSDWPAGKISSIVEPMVKCTIITPSEYIGTIMELCQSRRGTLGGMDYLSETRVEMRYTMPLAEIIFDFFDALKSRTRGYASLDYEEIGMAEADLVKVDILLQGEAVDAFSAIVHRDSAYGYGTSMTNKLRELIPRQQFEVPIQAAVGSRVIARETIRAMRKDVLAKCYGGDITRKRKLLEKQKEGKKRMKMVGRVEVPQEAFIAALSTDAPSNKEAAKK; encoded by the coding sequence GTGACCCAGGCAAGCCGAGCGCACCAGACGTTCACCCCGCCGGAGCTGATCCGGAACTTCTGCATCATCGCCCACATCGACCACGGGAAATCCACCCTGGCCGATCGGATGCTGCAGCTCACCGGGGTCGTCGACAGCCGCTCGATGCGGGCGCAGTACCTGGACCGGATGGACATCGAGCGGGAGCGCGGCATCACCATCAAGGCGCAGAACGTGCGCCTGCCGTGGACCCCGACCACCGGCCCCGCCGCCGGTCAGGACCACATCCTGCACCTGATCGACACCCCCGGGCACGTGGACTTCACCTACGAGGTGTCCCGGTCGCTGGCCGCCTGCGAGGGCGCCGTGCTGCTGGTCGACGCCGCGCAGGGCATCGAGGCGCAGACCCTGGCCAACCTGTACCTGGCGCTGGAGAACGACCTCACGGTCATCCCGGTGCTGAACAAGATCGACCTGCCGGCGGCCCAGCCGGAGCGGTACGCCGAGGAGATCGCGCACATCCTGGGTGGCTCGCCGGACGACGTGCTGCGGGTGTCCGGCAAGACCGGGATGGGCGTCACCGAACTGCTGGACAAGGTGGTCGCGGAGATCCCGCCGCCGGTCGGCGACCCGGACGCCCCGGCCCGGGCGATGATCTTCGACTCCGTCTACGACATCTACCGCGGCGTCATCACCTACATCAGGGTCATCGACGGGAAGATCACCCCGCGCGAGCGCATCCAGATGATGTCCACGAAGGCGACCCACGAACTGCTCGAGGTCGGCGTCATCTCGCCGGAACCGATCCCCACCAAGGGCCTGGGCGTCGGTGAGGTGGGCTACCTGATCACCGGGGTGAAGGACGTCCGCCAGTCGAAGGTCGGCGACACCATCACCTCCGCGGTGAAGGGCGCCACCGAGGCGCTCGGCGGCTACCGGGACCCGCGGCCGATGGTCTACTCCGGCCTCTACCCGCTGGACGGGTCGGACTACCCACTGCTCCGCGACGCGCTGGACAAGCTGCGGCTCAACGACGCGGCGCTGACCTACGAGCCGGAGTCCTCCGCGGCCCTCGGTTTCGGTTACCGCTGCGGCTATCTCGGTCTGCTGCACCTGGAGATCACCCGGGACCGGTTGGAGCGGGAGTTCGGGCTGGATCTGATCTCCACCGCCCCGAACGTGATCTACCAGGTCACCATGGAGGACCGGTCCGAGATCACCGTGACCAACCCGAGTGACTGGCCGGCGGGCAAGATCTCGTCGATCGTCGAGCCGATGGTCAAGTGCACGATCATCACGCCGAGCGAGTACATCGGCACCATCATGGAGCTGTGCCAGAGCCGCCGCGGCACCCTCGGCGGGATGGACTACCTGTCCGAGACCCGCGTCGAGATGCGCTACACCATGCCGCTCGCCGAGATCATCTTCGACTTCTTCGACGCCCTGAAGTCCCGCACCCGTGGCTATGCGTCGCTGGACTACGAGGAGATCGGAATGGCGGAGGCCGACCTGGTCAAGGTCGACATCCTGCTGCAGGGCGAGGCCGTCGACGCCTTCTCGGCGATCGTGCACCGCGACTCCGCGTACGGCTACGGCACGTCGATGACGAACAAGCTGCGGGAGCTGATCCCGCGCCAGCAGTTCGAGGTGCCGATCCAGGCCGCGGTCGGCTCCCGGGTGATCGCCCGGGAGACCATCCGGGCCATGCGCAAGGACGTGCTCGCCAAGTGCTACGGCGGCGACATCACGCGTAAGCGCAAGCTTCTCGAGAAGCAGAAGGAGGGCAAGAAGCGGATGAAGATGGTCGGCCGGGTCGAGGTCCCGCAGGAGGCCTTCATCGCCGCGCTCTCCACCGACGCGCCCTCGAACAAGGAAGCGGCCAAGAAGTAG